TGATGAGCGTTCGCGGGAGCGCGCGGCTGCACTTCGGTGGCGCGCGCGGATGAAGAGGGATGCGAATTCAGCAGGACCGGGTACACATGCAACCCGCATAGCGGACGAGGTCCATATGGACCCTCCGCCACAGGTGCACACACGTGTCGATCACGATGCGGAGTACACCATGTCGTTGTGGACCGGTCAACTCACCGTCACTATGTGGACCGGACGGCATCGGGTGCCGCTCACACTATGCGGACCGGATCGGATGACGCCGGGTGCCGCTCAGCGCGACCCCGCCGTGGCCTCCGCTTCTGCCTCTGCCCCCGCCCTCGCCTGCACCGGCCCGCCCAATGTCGCCTCGGCCGCTGTGTACAGGTCGGCCGGGCGCACGCCGTTCAGCGCGGTGACCAGGTGCCCATCGGGCCGCACCAGCAGCACCGTGTGCGCGGCCGCCCCCGGGTAGCTCTCCGTGACCAGCAGCTCGGCCGGGTGTGGCAGTGCGGTCACGGCCGCCGCCAGCCGGGGCATGATCCCGGCGGTCACCCAATGCCGCCGCTCCCACACGCCCGTGCCCGGCGCGACCAGCACGACGAGCAGCGCGCCACGGCCGAGCCGGTCCCGCAGCCGTACGAAGGAGCCGTCCTCCGCGGTGACCCGGACGTCGGTGACCTGTGCGCCGGGCAGTGTGTCCACGACGGTCTCGCCCTCGAGGGGCCGGGGCGCGAGCGGTGAACGGTCGTACGCCCCCGTCGCACCCAGTGCTCCCTGCCCCAGGTGGCCGTCGGTGAGCAGGCCGTCATGGCCCCGGGCCGATCCGGGGACGTACGACCGCAGCCCTCCGCCCCCGCGCACCAGGGGCAGGGCCTGGTCAGCGGCGCGCAGCCGGGTGGCGACGATGCCGCGCCGCTCGGCCTGGTAGCTGTCGAGCAGTGCCTCGTGCGGCCCGTGGTGCCAGGCCAGCGCCAGCTTCCAGGCGAGGTTGTCGGCGTCCCTCAGCCCCTCGTCCAGCCCCTGCGTGCCCAGCGCACCGAGCAGATGGGCGGCGTCCCCCGCGAGGAAGACCCGGCCCGCTCGCCACCGCCGGGCCAGGCGGTGGTGGACGATGTGGACTCCGGTGTCCAGCAGCTCGTACGGCGGTGTGGAACCGCCCGTCCAGCCCGCGAGCGTTTCCCGGACTCGGGCCACCAGCAGCTCCGGCGTGACCAGGTCCTTGCCGGGCGGCAGCAGCCAGTCCAGCCGCCAGACACCGTCCGGCAGCGGGCGTCCGGTCACCTCCCCGGCCGAGGGGCCCGACGTCCGCCACGGCGGCATCCGATGGAGCAACGCTTCGTCGGGCCACGGAAGTTCCGCACGCAGCGCGGCCACGGCGTGTCGCTCCACCGCCGTACGGCCGGGGAAGCGGATGTCCTGGAGCTTGCGCACGGTCGAGCGCGGGCCGTCGCAGCCGACCAGATAACTGCCGCGCCACCACGTTCCCTTGGGGCCGCGGGTGTGGGCGGTGATGCCTGAAGGTTCCTGCTCGATGGTGTCGAGGCGGCTGTCCGTCGCGATGTTGACCAGCCGTTCGCCGGTGACGGCCGCGCGCAGGGAGGCCGTCAGCACGTGCTGTGCGATGTGCAGCGGGGCGTCCGGCCCGGTCTCGTCGAAGGTGACCGCCCGCATCACCTGCTTGCGGCGCATCGACCGCCATCCGGCCCAGCGGCAGCCGGCCTCGGCCGACGGGACGCCGGTGAGGCGTTCCACGAGAGCGGCTGTGTCCTCGCGCAGCACGACGGTGCGTGCGGGACGCGGCTCGTCCTTGCCCGGGCCCTCGTCGAGGACCACCGACGGCACTTCCTGACGCGCCAGCGCGAGCGCGAGCGTGAGCCCGACGGGCCCCGCCCCGACGATGATCACCGGGTCCACGGCGCGGCGCCCCCTGCCCGCAGCGGTGTCCTCAGGGACGTGTGTGAACAGGAAGTTGGAGCAGGGTGCACGATCACAGAACGTATGCAACCTATTGCCGGTGCTTGCGTCAAGTGACGGAGGGCAGTGGCGATCATGCCACTGCCCTCCGCGCCGTTCACGCTAGTTGACTGCTCATCAGGTCATGCGGATGCGCCCGTCCCGTAGGAGCCACCGACCTCGGCCGCGTTGAGGTCCTCGACATCCTCGGCGCCGAGCACCGCGCCCGTGCTCCGCTTGCTGCGCCGCAGCCTGCCCTCCAGCCAGCTCGCGAAGCTCGTCAGGATGAAGTTCAGGACGATGTAGATAATGGCCACCACGATGAAGCTCGGGATGACGGTCGCGTAGAACGCCGCGAGTGTGCCGCGCGAGTTGAGCAGCTCGGTGAAGCCGATCATCACGCCGCCCAGCGCGGTGTCCTTCACGATGACGACCAGCTGGCTGACGATGGCCGGCAGCATCGCGGTGACGGCCTGCGGCAGCAGGACGCTGGTCATCGTCTGGCCCTTGCGCAGGCCGATCGCCTGGGCCGCCTCCGTCTGCCCCTTGGGCAGGGCGAGGATGCCGGCTTTGACGATCTCGGCGAGGACCGAGGCGTTGTAGAGCACCAGACCCGTGACGACCGCGTACAGCGGACGGTCGTCGGTGCTGACGTCCGTGTAGCTGGAGTAGAACTGGTTGGCGAACAGCATCAGCAGCAGTACCGGGATCGCCCGGAAGAACTCGACCACCGCACCGGCCGGGATCCGCACCCATCGGTGGTCGGACAGGCGGGCGATGCCGAAGATGGCGCCCAGCGGAAGGGCGATGACCATGGAGAGTGCGGCGGCCTTCAGGGTGTTGGCGAGGCCGGGCAGCAGATACGTCGTCCAGGCTTCGGACTCGGTGAACGGCTCCCACAGGGCCCACTTCAGCTGGCCCTTGTCGTCCATCGTCTTGTAGATCCACCACGCGAGCAGGGCAAGGAGGGCGAAGAACACCACCGAGAGAATGATGTTGCGCCGCTTGGCCCGGGGGCCGGGAGCGTCGTAGAGGACCGAGGTCATCGCTTCACCGCCAGTCGCTTGCTCAGCCAGCCGAAGAAGAGGCCGGTGGGCATGGTCAGAACCACGAATCCGAACGCGAAGACGACGCCGATGAGCACCACCTGCGCCTCGTTCTCGATCATTTCCTTCATCAGCAGGGCGGCCTCCGCCACACCGATCGAGGCTGCCACGGTGGTGTTCTTGGTCAGCGCGATCAGCACGTTGGCCAGCGGGCCGATGACCGAACGGAAGGCTTGTGGCAGCACGATGAGCCAGAGGATCTGGGAGAAGCTCAGCCCGATGGCACGGGCCGCCTCGGCCTGCCCGACGGGCACGGTGTTGATGCCCGAGCGGATCGCCTCGCAGACGAAGGCCGCGGTGTAGGCGACGAAACCGAGGATCGACAGCCGGAAGCTCAGGGCCTCGAAGTCGTCGGCGGCGCCCAGCGTCACCCTGAAGATGTCGGCGAGGCCGAGTGAGGTGAAGACGATGATGACTGTCAGTGGGATGTTCCGGACGATGTTCACGTACGCGGTGCCGAACCCGCGCATGAGCGGGACGGGACTGACCCGCATGGCGGCCAGCACGGTGCCCCAGATCAGCGAGCCGACGGCGGAGAGGACGGTGAGTTGCACCGTCGTCCAGAACGCCCCTAGGACGTCGTAACCTTCAAGAAAGTCGAACACGATCTCCCGCGCTTCCGGGTGTAGAGATGCCCGGGTGCGCCGCCCCGCCGGGCGGCGCACCTGTCAGGCGCTGCTTCAGCTCTTGATGTCGCCGATCTTCGGGGCGGGCTCGTTCTTGTAGTTCGCCGGACCGAAGTTCTCCTTGACCGCGGTCTCCCAGGCGCCGTCGCTGACCATCTTCTCGAGGGCGGCGTTGATCTTGTTGACCGTCTCGGTGTCGCCCTTCTTGACGCCGATGCCGTAGTTCTCGTTGCTGAGCTTCAGGCCGGTCAGCTTGAACTGGCCCTTGTACTGCTCCTGCGCTGCGAAGCCCGCGAGGATCGAGTCGTCGGTGGTCACCGCGTCCACGGCGCCGCTCTGCAGACCGGCGATGCACTCCGAGTAGGTGGGGAGCTGCTTCAGCTGGGCCTTGGGAGCGATCTCGGCCTTGACGTTCTGCGCCGAGGTCGAGCCGGTCACCGAGCACAGCTTCTTGCCGTTGAGGTCGGTGCCCTCGGCGATGTCGGAGTCCGCCTTGACCAGCAGGTCCTGGTGGGCCAGCAGGTAGGGGCCGGCGAAGTCGACCTTCTGCTTGCGCTCGTCAGTGATCGAGTAGGTCGCCGCGATGAACTTCACGTCGCCGCGGGCCAGCGCCGTCTCACGGTCGGCGCTCTTGGTCTCGACGAACTCGATCTTGTCGGGCGCGTAGCCGAGTTCCTTCGCCACGTACGTTGCCACGTCCACGTCGAAGCCCGAGAAACCGTTGGGCTCCTTCAGACCGAGACCGGGCTGGTCGTACTTGATGCCGACCTTGATCGTGCCGCCGCCGTCGGTGGCGCCCGACCCGGCGTCGCCGTTGCCGTCGTCGCCCCCACAGGCCGTCGCGGTCAGGGAGAGGACGAGCGCAGCCGCGGCCGCTGCGGTGACCTTGCGGAGCTTCATGGTGAACATCCCTTGGTGTGATGAGGAGAATGCCGTTTGGTGCGGGTGACGCAGCTCGTCGCGCGGGCGCGACGGGTGGGGGTCAGTGGTGGAGGATCTTCGACAGGAAGTCCTTGGCACGGTCGCTGCGCGGGTTGCTGAAGAACTGGTCCGGCACAGCTTCTTCGACGATCTTGCCGTCGGACATGAAGACCACCCGGTTGGCGGCCGAACGGGCGAAGCCCATCTCATGGGTGACGACGATCATGGTCATGCCGTCGCGGGCGAGCTGCTGCATGACCTCGAGGACCTCGTTGATCATCTCCGGGTCGAGAGCCGACGTCGGCTCGTCGAAGAGCATGACCTTGGGGTCCATGGCGAGGGCGCGTGCGATGGCGACACGCTGTTGCTGGCCGCCGGAGAGCTGCGCGGGGTACTTGTCGGCCTGGTTGGCCACCCCGACCCGGTCGAGCAGCGCGCGGGCCTTCTCCTCGGCCTTCTTCTTGTCCGCCTTGCGGACCTTGATCTGGCCCAGCATCACGTTCTCGAGCACCGTCTTGTGCGCGAAGAGGTTGAAGGACTGGAAGACCATTCCGACGTCGGCGCGCAGTCGGGCGAGCTCCTTGCCCTCC
This genomic window from Streptomyces sp. DG2A-72 contains:
- a CDS encoding putative leader peptide; translation: MPSGPHSDGELTGPQRHGVLRIVIDTCVHLWRRVHMDLVRYAGCMCTRSC
- a CDS encoding FAD-dependent monooxygenase, encoding MDPVIIVGAGPVGLTLALALARQEVPSVVLDEGPGKDEPRPARTVVLREDTAALVERLTGVPSAEAGCRWAGWRSMRRKQVMRAVTFDETGPDAPLHIAQHVLTASLRAAVTGERLVNIATDSRLDTIEQEPSGITAHTRGPKGTWWRGSYLVGCDGPRSTVRKLQDIRFPGRTAVERHAVAALRAELPWPDEALLHRMPPWRTSGPSAGEVTGRPLPDGVWRLDWLLPPGKDLVTPELLVARVRETLAGWTGGSTPPYELLDTGVHIVHHRLARRWRAGRVFLAGDAAHLLGALGTQGLDEGLRDADNLAWKLALAWHHGPHEALLDSYQAERRGIVATRLRAADQALPLVRGGGGLRSYVPGSARGHDGLLTDGHLGQGALGATGAYDRSPLAPRPLEGETVVDTLPGAQVTDVRVTAEDGSFVRLRDRLGRGALLVVLVAPGTGVWERRHWVTAGIMPRLAAAVTALPHPAELLVTESYPGAAAHTVLLVRPDGHLVTALNGVRPADLYTAAEATLGGPVQARAGAEAEAEATAGSR
- a CDS encoding amino acid ABC transporter permease, whose translation is MTSVLYDAPGPRAKRRNIILSVVFFALLALLAWWIYKTMDDKGQLKWALWEPFTESEAWTTYLLPGLANTLKAAALSMVIALPLGAIFGIARLSDHRWVRIPAGAVVEFFRAIPVLLLMLFANQFYSSYTDVSTDDRPLYAVVTGLVLYNASVLAEIVKAGILALPKGQTEAAQAIGLRKGQTMTSVLLPQAVTAMLPAIVSQLVVIVKDTALGGVMIGFTELLNSRGTLAAFYATVIPSFIVVAIIYIVLNFILTSFASWLEGRLRRSKRSTGAVLGAEDVEDLNAAEVGGSYGTGASA
- a CDS encoding amino acid ABC transporter permease, encoding MFDFLEGYDVLGAFWTTVQLTVLSAVGSLIWGTVLAAMRVSPVPLMRGFGTAYVNIVRNIPLTVIIVFTSLGLADIFRVTLGAADDFEALSFRLSILGFVAYTAAFVCEAIRSGINTVPVGQAEAARAIGLSFSQILWLIVLPQAFRSVIGPLANVLIALTKNTTVAASIGVAEAALLMKEMIENEAQVVLIGVVFAFGFVVLTMPTGLFFGWLSKRLAVKR
- a CDS encoding glutamate ABC transporter substrate-binding protein, with the protein product MKLRKVTAAAAAALVLSLTATACGGDDGNGDAGSGATDGGGTIKVGIKYDQPGLGLKEPNGFSGFDVDVATYVAKELGYAPDKIEFVETKSADRETALARGDVKFIAATYSITDERKQKVDFAGPYLLAHQDLLVKADSDIAEGTDLNGKKLCSVTGSTSAQNVKAEIAPKAQLKQLPTYSECIAGLQSGAVDAVTTDDSILAGFAAQEQYKGQFKLTGLKLSNENYGIGVKKGDTETVNKINAALEKMVSDGAWETAVKENFGPANYKNEPAPKIGDIKS
- a CDS encoding amino acid ABC transporter ATP-binding protein, which translates into the protein MTKVSVAKEDVAATGDLVVLKSVNKHFGALHVLQDIDLTIARGEVVVVIGPSGSGKSTLCRAINRLETIDSGAIAIDGKPLPAEGKELARLRADVGMVFQSFNLFAHKTVLENVMLGQIKVRKADKKKAEEKARALLDRVGVANQADKYPAQLSGGQQQRVAIARALAMDPKVMLFDEPTSALDPEMINEVLEVMQQLARDGMTMIVVTHEMGFARSAANRVVFMSDGKIVEEAVPDQFFSNPRSDRAKDFLSKILHH